One window from the genome of Helicobacter pylori encodes:
- the gatB gene encoding Asp-tRNA(Asn)/Glu-tRNA(Gln) amidotransferase subunit GatB — translation MPFEAVIGLEVHVQLNTKTKIFCSCSTSFGQSPNSNTCPVCLGLPGALPVLNKEVVKKAIQLGTAIEANINQHSIFARKNYFYPDLPKAYQISQFEVPIVSDGKLEIDTKEGVKIVRIERAHMEEDAGKNIHEGSCSLVDLNRACTPLLEIVSKPDMKNSEEAIAYLKKLHAIVRFIGISDANMQEGNFRCDANVSIRPKGDEKLYTRVEIKNLNSFRFIAKAIEYEIERQSVAWENGRYSEEVVQETRLFDTAKGITLSMRNKEESADYRYFKDPDLYPVFIDEKLLKEAQKINELPSAKKIRYMKDFNLKEDDANLLVSDPLLAEYFESMLHFGVKAKTSVTWLCVELLGRLKAEITLENCGVSAHMLGALAKRIDEGKISGKSAKDVLDRLLEERGGDVDGLIEQMGLSQVNDTEAIVKVIEEVLKNNADKVLEYKSGKDKLFGFFVGQAMKNLKGANPSVVNAILKEKLD, via the coding sequence ATGCCATTTGAAGCTGTAATCGGGCTAGAAGTCCATGTCCAACTCAACACCAAAACCAAAATCTTTTGCTCTTGCTCTACAAGCTTTGGACAATCCCCCAATTCTAACACCTGCCCTGTGTGTTTGGGTTTACCGGGAGCTTTGCCGGTATTGAATAAAGAAGTGGTTAAAAAAGCCATCCAATTAGGCACAGCCATTGAAGCCAATATCAACCAGCATTCCATTTTTGCGAGGAAAAATTATTTTTACCCTGATTTGCCCAAGGCTTATCAAATTTCGCAGTTTGAAGTCCCTATTGTGAGCGATGGGAAGTTAGAGATTGACACCAAAGAGGGCGTAAAAATCGTGCGTATTGAAAGAGCCCACATGGAAGAAGACGCCGGTAAAAATATCCATGAGGGCAGCTGTTCTTTAGTGGATTTGAACCGCGCTTGCACCCCTTTATTAGAAATTGTCAGCAAGCCGGACATGAAAAATAGTGAAGAAGCCATAGCGTATTTGAAAAAGCTCCATGCTATCGTGCGTTTTATAGGGATTTCTGATGCGAACATGCAAGAGGGGAATTTCAGGTGCGATGCGAATGTGTCCATCAGGCCCAAAGGCGATGAAAAGCTTTACACGAGGGTGGAGATTAAAAATCTAAATAGCTTTAGATTTATCGCTAAAGCGATTGAATACGAAATAGAGCGCCAAAGCGTGGCGTGGGAGAACGGGCGTTATAGTGAAGAGGTGGTTCAAGAAACGCGTCTTTTTGACACCGCCAAAGGGATCACCCTTTCTATGCGCAATAAAGAAGAATCAGCGGATTACCGCTATTTTAAGGATCCGGATTTGTATCCTGTTTTTATTGATGAAAAACTTTTAAAAGAAGCTCAAAAGATCAATGAATTGCCTAGCGCAAAAAAAATCCGCTACATGAAAGATTTTAACCTTAAAGAAGACGATGCGAATTTATTGGTGAGCGATCCTTTATTGGCGGAGTATTTTGAAAGCATGCTCCATTTTGGGGTTAAGGCTAAAACGAGCGTAACATGGCTTTGCGTGGAATTATTAGGGCGCTTGAAAGCCGAAATCACTTTAGAAAATTGCGGAGTTAGCGCTCACATGTTAGGCGCTTTAGCCAAACGCATTGATGAGGGTAAGATTTCTGGCAAGAGCGCTAAAGATGTGTTAGACAGGCTTTTAGAAGAGCGAGGGGGCGATGTGGATGGGCTCATTGAACAAATGGGCTTATCTCAAGTCAATGACACAGAAGCGATTGTTAAAGTGATAGAAGAGGTGCTTAAAAACAACGCTGATAAGGTGCTTGAATACAAAAGCGGTAAGGACAAGCTTTTTGGGTTTTTTGTGGGGCAGGCGATGAAAAATTTAAAAGGCGCTAATCCTAGCGTGGTGAATGCTATTTTGAAAGAGAAATTGGATTGA
- a CDS encoding SurA protein: MRKIFSYVLRALLFFGIAHAEPESKVEALEGKKRESSLDKKIRQELKNKELKNKEEKKNTEEKKETKAKRKPRAEVHHGDAKNPTQKITPPKIKEGAKGVQNQGTQNQGVQNNAPKPEEKETTSQTLEKNKGASPGSQFNSIFGNPNNATNNTLEDKVVGGISLLVNGSPITLYQIQEEQKKSKVSKAQARDRLIAERIKNQEIERLKIHVDDDKLDQEMAMMAQQQGMDLDHFKQMLMAEGHYKLYRDQLKEHLEMQELLRNILLTNVDTSSETKMREYYNKHKEQFSIPTEIETVRYTSTSQEDLERAMADPNLEIPGVSKANEKIEMKTLNPQIAQVFISHEQGSFTPVMNGGGGQFITFYIKEKKGKNEVSFSQAKQFIAQKLVEESKDKILEEHFEKLRVKSRIVMIRE, encoded by the coding sequence ATGAGGAAAATTTTTTCTTATGTTTTGAGGGCTTTGTTGTTTTTTGGGATCGCTCATGCAGAGCCTGAATCTAAAGTAGAAGCCTTAGAAGGGAAGAAACGAGAATCTTCTTTGGATAAAAAAATCCGCCAAGAATTAAAGAATAAGGAATTGAAAAATAAAGAAGAAAAGAAAAACACCGAAGAAAAGAAAGAAACAAAAGCCAAGAGAAAGCCCAGAGCAGAAGTCCATCATGGGGATGCCAAAAATCCCACTCAAAAAATAACGCCTCCTAAAATCAAAGAGGGTGCTAAAGGGGTTCAAAATCAAGGCACGCAAAATCAAGGCGTTCAAAATAACGCGCCAAAACCTGAAGAAAAAGAGACAACCTCTCAAACTCTTGAAAAAAATAAAGGAGCAAGCCCTGGCTCTCAATTCAATTCTATTTTTGGTAATCCTAATAACGCTACCAACAACACCCTTGAAGATAAGGTCGTAGGGGGCATTTCTTTGCTTGTTAATGGCTCGCCTATCACGCTGTATCAAATCCAAGAAGAGCAAAAAAAATCTAAAGTGAGCAAAGCTCAAGCCAGGGATCGTTTGATTGCGGAGCGCATTAAAAACCAAGAAATTGAGCGCTTAAAAATCCATGTAGATGATGACAAGCTAGACCAAGAAATGGCGATGATGGCGCAACAGCAAGGCATGGATTTAGACCATTTCAAACAAATGCTTATGGCTGAGGGGCATTATAAACTCTATAGAGATCAGCTTAAAGAACATTTAGAAATGCAAGAATTGTTGCGCAATATCTTGCTCACGAATGTGGATACCAGCTCTGAAACCAAAATGCGCGAATATTACAACAAACACAAGGAGCAATTCAGTATCCCCACAGAAATAGAAACTGTGCGCTACACTTCAACGAGTCAAGAAGATTTAGAAAGGGCTATGGCAGACCCTAATTTGGAAATTCCAGGGGTGAGTAAGGCCAATGAAAAAATAGAGATGAAAACCCTAAACCCTCAAATCGCTCAAGTCTTTATTTCGCATGAGCAAGGCTCTTTCACGCCCGTTATGAATGGGGGTGGGGGGCAGTTTATCACCTTTTATATCAAGGAAAAAAAGGGTAAAAATGAAGTGAGTTTCAGTCAGGCCAAGCAATTCATCGCCCAAAAATTAGTGGAAGAATCTAAAGATAAGATTTTAGAAGAGCATTTTGAAAAATTGCGCGTTAAGTCTAGGATTGTGATGATTAGAGAGTGA